CCCCAATCGGGGCCGCGTTGCAATAGTCGCCCCCGCGGCTGATGGGACCGATGCGCACCGTGGTCGTGCTCGTCGTGCTGCTCGCACTCACGCCGGCCCGCGCGCTGGACGGACGCCGGCTCCACGTCCACCGGGGCCGCCTCCTCGACGAGCGCCGGCGCGAGGTCACGCTGCGCGGCGTGAACGCGCGCGTCGAGGGCATCTTCGACGTCACCTTCGACGACGGCCGGCTCCCGCTCGAGCCGATCCCCGTCTTCGACGACGGCGACGCGGCTACGATGGAGCGCTTCGGTTTCAACCTCCTCCGCCTGCCGATCAGCTGGAGCGCGCTCGAGCCCGCGCGCGGCCGCTTCGACGCGGCATACCTCGACCGGATCGCGGGCGTGCTGGCCCTCTGCCGCTCGCACGGCATCCTGGTGCTGCTCGACTTCCACCAGGACGCGTTCTCCAAGGAGATCGGCGAGGACGGGGCCCCGCGCTGGGTGCTCGACCTGCTGCTCGGGCCGAACGGCTATCCCTACCTGGGCGGCCCGCTCACCGACCTGGGCGCCCGCCGCTTGGCGCCGGCCACGCTCGCGGCCTTCCGGCAGTTCTTCCTCGACGCGGGCGGCGTGCAGGCCGATCTCGCCGCGGCGGCGGTCGTGCTCGCGCACCGCTTCGCGCGCGAGCCGGCCGTCCTCGGCTACGAGATCATGAACGAGCCGCTCGCCTTCCTGGTCCCGAACGGCGACGTGGCGCTGCTCGCATTCCACGTGCGCCTGGCGCGCGCCATCCGCCGCGTCGACCATCGTCACCTGGTCGCCTTCGAGCCCGACGCGATCCGGAACGCGACCAACGCGGCACCCGTCCCCACCACCCCGTTCCCTGTCCGCGGCGCGCTCTACGCGCCCCACGTCTATACTGACGTGTTCGACGGCCACGACTACTCGAGCGGCGACCCGGCCGAGCTCGCGCCCTCGATGGAGCGCGCGGCGGCCGAGGCCCGCGGCTGGGGCGCGCCGCTGCTGGTGGGGGAGTACGGCATCGACCCGAACGCGTCGAATGCGAACGCGTGGATCACGGCCGAGCTCGACCTCCAGGACCACCTGCGCACGCACTCGGCGTTCTGGCTGTGGGAGGAGATCAGCCAGGGCCGCTGGGGCCTCTTCGACGGGGAGAGCTCGGAGCCGGACGGCGAGCGGATCGCCCGGACGACGGCGCTGTCGCGGGTGTACGCGCGCGCGGTGCCCGGCCGCGTGCTCGAGCACGCGTTCGATGCCGCCGCCAACACGCTCCGCCTGCGCTACGTCGCGCGCGGCACCGCCCCGCTCGAGCTGTT
This sequence is a window from Deltaproteobacteria bacterium. Protein-coding genes within it:
- a CDS encoding glycoside hydrolase family 5 protein codes for the protein MGPMRTVVVLVVLLALTPARALDGRRLHVHRGRLLDERRREVTLRGVNARVEGIFDVTFDDGRLPLEPIPVFDDGDAATMERFGFNLLRLPISWSALEPARGRFDAAYLDRIAGVLALCRSHGILVLLDFHQDAFSKEIGEDGAPRWVLDLLLGPNGYPYLGGPLTDLGARRLAPATLAAFRQFFLDAGGVQADLAAAAVVLAHRFAREPAVLGYEIMNEPLAFLVPNGDVALLAFHVRLARAIRRVDHRHLVAFEPDAIRNATNAAPVPTTPFPVRGALYAPHVYTDVFDGHDYSSGDPAELAPSMERAAAEARGWGAPLLVGEYGIDPNASNANAWITAELDLQDHLRTHSAFWLWEEISQGRWGLFDGESSEPDGERIARTTALSRVYARAVPGRVLEHAFDAAANTLRLRYVARGTAPLELFVPPRRYPGGFAVRCNGRPVATSPGPVVTLRCGRGRGERLVELSPAS